The following DNA comes from Triticum aestivum cultivar Chinese Spring chromosome 3D, IWGSC CS RefSeq v2.1, whole genome shotgun sequence.
cgcgtcttgaggctgaaggtcttcggcCGGCGGAGGAGtggcgcaagctgagggtggctGTCAACCTGGGCcgctaccagcgtgatcttgacaatgcgaaagccgaggcgtccctcaaggtttctcgcgaagcttgctcccgagccttggaggaggctcgcgaggctgaccgccgccGCGAGGCTACGGAGAAGCGCGTGCGGGAGCTCCAGGCCCGGAGTGCGTCCctcgagcagcaggtggaggcgcgcagagccaCCCTtacgtcgctgagggggacgcctaccgaggaagaggaggtccggaagcgcgaggaggcgctggctctggaagccgtggaacgcagccttgagctcgagcaactggagacgagggagcgtaaAGTTGCCCAGGCAGAggatgccgtcggggctcgcgaggccaggatccaggaggaggtcgaccgccgggtggccgaggttcgcgcggatcttgaaggtcggtacgacctgaagctgaaccTTGCAGGAACTGAGGCGGCAGGCAGGTCCGCCGCTCTCTGGCCCAGGTTAGACGAGGCGGAGAGGCATGGGGAGGCCACGGctgccgccctggtcacggcgcaggcggacttggcatCCGCCCACGCCGAGCTGCTTCCGCTTCGGAagcgggttgatgacgccgaggccgtcgcgcggCAGAACATGGAGGAAGTGCTTCAACAGCGGACACTGGAGcgtgagcatgcccccatgcttcatgACCTCCGGAACAGGGCTAACACCGCCATGGGCTTcatctgcgacgagaatgcaccaccccctcactcgaatgactatgccagccacctgatcTTCTTCACCAACGTGGTGCCGAGCCTAGAAGCCCGGTCTGATAGGGCTCGCCAGCTCGTGGAAGAGAGAAGtcggggcctgctcgggcgcgcgttctcccgcgtcttcagccatctctggaacaccttccccgacttcgactttgacgccgccattgcccccgtgccacatgccgtccggggcgacctggcgcggtgggtggaggacaacgtggatgcgctggtcagagcCTTTGCCTCCgatgacgacgcggtggtggtcgccacggatgaaggcgacgtggttgacgacggtgACAGAGGCGTCGCCgaaggcggcgacggcgacggcgaagacgatgacgacgcgagtgacgcgtccgagGGCGCTGTAGCGAGTGACATATCTAGCTGATCCCATGTTCTCTCGCCATTTTATCCTGTACTAAAAAACTTGGGCATGGCGcctaaagattgtgagagcattttgagagggggatccCCTCGTGCAAGCAGACCGACgcctttattcttttgtgttgAGCTGAATGTGTACCTCTGTGAATTCATGAGCCTGGCAGCGGGTTTGCCGCATCGGCTTGCCTTGGTAGTGGTGCACCTCAAATGGGATCGCGAGGTCTTGAGCTCCTGAGGAATTCCTGAAGGGCCCGCAGACTCACCCGAATGGGCCTCGCGAGGATCAGATGCCAATAATGATGTCGGCGCGTGTGCTATGCGTGCTGCacccagccccgctcgcgaggggcccgcgagggggaggaGACGATTGTGCGCTTCGTGACAAAGCAAGAGCCGGACGGCAATAAatcgctcgaacgagaaaaggtaccccccgcgcgcatcaaagaaaactcaacttcaacttaaatccaaaaccagaaagcaaggctacagaagaagatatccaaagcaaatggccgcgtccggcgcctagtctagtcttctggacttcaagtcttctcaccagcgcggagctaagtgctgccactaggcatgggagggagccccagggcctgagggcGGCACCcgtgagactccggggcgtgtacagccccattcatcattacgtgagagtgtcacgggcggtgagcttcacaggcactgggccttcttcacaggaaccggccttgcttcatatcgccagacgagggccccgccttgcgccaccctcgaccacctttgagccgaccggcaacctggacgactgtaacgcccggataaatAAGCTATAGTAATCCCTCATTAATGGTTGCCATGTCATCATGGTTACCTTGATAGTTGCCACTTGATAAAATTCAAAGCCATTTCAAATTTAATCTAAAGTCAAAATTAATATTTCTCCAatcagtaaaactaaaatgtttgtttGGTTGCGAATATTCACTAACTATTTGTCATGAATAAACCAACACTATTTGACATTCCAATTAATCCCTAGGAAATTATAAAGTGAACCGGCAACATTAAATTGAGCCAATTCAATTTAAATAAATAGTTAACCATttcaaaataaatagtaactttatcgGCTAACTCATTACACAACCTAGTATTTATGTGCCAATTATCATATTAAAAAAATCCATTTGGTAGATCAAATTAATGCAAAATAGTGGAGAAAttacaaaacagaaaataaaaagagaaaacgcCTAAACCTAATGTGCAGCTGGGCTGTATGCAGCCGCAGTGCACACGGCCCAGCCTGCGCAGGCCTTTTTCCCCTACCTCACGCTACAGGAGGCAGAGGAGGGCATGGCGTGCATCCACGGCTGCCatggccatggatggcctccacgtcGTTCCCCTCGGCCTATAAACATGCCCAACTGCAACCCTAGCTCGCCCTCATCCGTTTCCCCCTTGATCCCCCATCGCCCCCTTCTCATCTGCTTGAATTCGAGGTCGGAACCTCGCGCGGCGATTGTGCTCGTCATCACCGTCATTGCGGCCACCGTCGTCTCCGGCGTGCGGGAGCACGTCCAGGAGGTCCGCCGCGGCCGGATCCGTCTGTTCCAGGGACCAGCTCAAGCCGGGACGTCCCGTACATTCGCCATCGACGTCGTCCTCTCCGTGTACTTCGTCGCTGTCCGCCATCGTTTGCCGCTGCTCCGAGCCGTCCNNNNNNNNNNNNNNNNNNNNNNNNNNNNNNNNNNNNNNNNNNNNNNNNNNNNNNNNNNNNNNNNNNNNNNNNNNNNNNNNNNNNNNNNNNNNNNNNNNNNNNNNNNNNNNNNNNNNNNNNNNNNNNNNNNNNNNNNNNNNNNNNNNNNNNNNNNNNNNNNNNNNNNNNNNNNNNNNNNNNNNNNNNNNNNNNNNNNNNNNNNNNNNNNNNNNNNNNNNNNNNNNNNNNNNNNNNNNNNNNNNNNNNNNNNNNNNNNNNNNNNNNNNNNNNNNNNNNNNNNNNNNNNNNNNNNNNNNNNNNNNNNNNNNNNNNNNNNNNNNNNNNNNNNNNNNNNNNTTGGATGCCGTAGGCCGCCGTCACCGTCGTGCCCGAACCCCCCCCGCGTGTGCGTACGTGCAGTTGCTCCTCCTGCGTGGCGCTACTACTGCATGCGCGTGCCTCGTCTGCAGCCGTACCCTTGTGCATGTGTACGCCGTGCCTGCCGTCTCATGCCTGCTGCAGCCCGCGCACTCGCTCGAGCCTGGCCGCGTTCCCCTGCGAGCGCCCGCGCGCGTGCCCGCGCCCCCGCTCCTGCTGCGTGCTTCCTTGCCGTGCCTACTGCTTTTGCTGTTGCCGCTAGCTGCTGCTCCTTGGTTGCTGCTTGCTGCTAGCTTCTGTCCGTAGCCACTTGCTACTGCTCCCCCTTGCTAATGCGCTTAGTGCTGCCTGCTGCTGCTATTGGCCATGGCCGTGGCCATGACTGAGTGTGTGTTGTgtggtgtgtgtggtgtgtgtgtgtgttttctgtgtgtgtgtgggtggccGGCCCAAGATTTAGTTAGGGGCTAATTTTGTTACTAATTAGGCTAATGAGTATTACTACTTAAGtctaattaatcttgtttaattaaactaattattctTTTATTCAAATTAACTAACTAGTTAACCAATCAGtgtatgacagggggccccacccctgcTGACcggtcaaacgttgactggtcaactgggacccctggCCCACCTATCAGCCTGCCGTACACTTCTGTGTAtgcagagctgggtgcacctagcatttagtCTTTAATTTCGaaataataataatttcagaaattgttttaaacttcggaaaatcatagaaattaatccgtaactcggatgaaaaagttttatacatgaaagttgctcagaacgacaagacgaatccgaacacgcggtccgttcgtccgccacatgttcctagcatagcgaacatgcaacctttcccctccggttcatctgtctgacagacgtccggaaccgggaaaacttccccggatgttttcccccttcgccagtatcgcctaactctgcgttagaacacgtctagctctgcccgttgtcctgttatgcacttgcttgctatgtatttactgtttcttccccctcttctcttcggtagaccccgtgacggctgccgatgccgttgtgatcgactacgtcgatgacgaaCTTTCTTCTCTTTCAACGGAGCTTCCAGggaagccccccctttgatcatcccgatatcgcccattccattctctcatgcttgcattagattttgctactgtaattgattgctcatattctgatgcatagcctgcttttgtacctgctattgttacctacctgcttatcctaaattgcttagtataggttggatagtgatccatcagtgaccaccaccttgtccttgttgcccctgcttcatcatcgacgactcgatcaacgtgatcgacgaccagagcccgacacctcacatcacatcacgccccttttgttgctcgactctgtagagctactatcgagtgccgagggtgatccctcgtaatgcactcctgatgataattctgtagtgtagctattcggtcgtggtcattgagggtgatttcctctttcaccattcccaatacggctctgtcgtgcaacaccgtaggtgtgaacctcgagggtggtccctcttacgttcaccttgatgattacattgagtggtatccaccgggggtgattcctcgggttttgcccttgatgtctggacacacagttaccttgactttacttgagaccgctgtgaaagccgggcgggcccggagagcacccgtgcgatgtgacagtggcgtctggctatttagcggtatcacccgggag
Coding sequences within:
- the LOC123074712 gene encoding uncharacterized protein (The sequence of the model RefSeq protein was modified relative to this genomic sequence to represent the inferred CDS: added 31 bases not found in genome assembly) yields the protein MACIHGCHGHGWPPRRSPRPINMPNCNPSSPSSVSPLIPHRPLLICLNSRSEPRAAIVLVITVIAATVVSGVREHVQEVRRGRIRLFQGPAQAGTSRTFAIDVVLSVYFVAVRHRLPLLRAVPYLPDLAVALVMVAPRS